TTGTCCGGCACCGAGGCGGCGAGGGGGCCGACCTCGTCCGATTCGGCGATCATCCCGAGGTTGTCCCGCAGCCACTGGACGAGCGAACCGGTCACCGCGATGGATCCTTCGACGGCGTAATGCGCCGGTTCGTCGCCGATGCGGTAGCCGACCGTGGTGATCAGTCCGTGCGGCGAGCGCACGATGCGCTCGCCCGTGCCGACGAGCAGGAAGTTCCCGGTGCCGTAGGTGTTCTTGGACTCGCCGGGCCGGAACGCCGCCTGTCCGAAGGTCGCGGCCTGCTGGTCGCCGAGGATGCCGGCGATCGGCGTGCCGCGCAGCGGGGCGAAGGTGGTGATGTCCGCCACGACCGCGGAGGAGGACACGATCTCCGGCAGCATCGCCCGCGGGATGCCGAAGACCTCGAGCATCCGATCCGACCACTCCAGCGCGGCGAGGTCCATCAGGAGCGTGCGGCTGGCGTTGGTGACGTCGGTGATGTGGCGTTCGCCGCCGGTGAGGTTCCATACGAGCCAGGTGTCAGGTGTCCCGAACAGCAGGTGACCGGCTTCCGCGTCGGCGCGCGCCCCGGGCACGTGATCGAGGATCCAGGCGATCTTCGACGCGGAGAAGTAGGTCGCCAGGGGAAGCCCGGTCAGGTCGGCGAAACGGTTGTAGTCCGCGTGCTCCCCGGCGAGGCGGTCGATGGCGGGCTGCGTGCGCGTGTCCTGCCAGACGATGGCGTTGTGCACCGGCCGCCCGGTGCGCCGGTCCCAGACGACGGCGGTCTCCCGCTGGTTCGTGATGCCGAGGGCGGCGATCGCCGAGGCGTCCAGACCGCTGTCGGCGAGGGCGCGTTCGAGCACGTCCTGGGCCGCCGTCCAGATCTCCGCGGCATCGTGCTCGACCCATCCCGCCCGCGGGAAGATCTGCGCGTGCTCGCGCGCCGCGCTGGCGACGATCCGTCCGCCGGCGTCGAAGACGATCGCGCGCGTCGACGTCGTGCCCTGATCCAGGGCGATCACATGCTCGGCCACGTCGCCGGTTCCTTCCCGGGCGCGTTCGTTCGTCGCCCCTGCTCGATTATGCCGTCCGGGACGTGCCGGCATCGGCACGGGACGACCCGGGCGGCCGCCGGGTGGCCCCGGGATGCGAGCTCGTCAGCCGCGTCCGCTGGCCCCGGGATGCGAGCTCGTCAGCCGCGTCCGCTCGCCGCGGCCTCCGGTGCGGCCCCGCCCACCGTCGTCCCGCGCGCTCCGGCGTCCGCGACGGCGCCGTCCGGCTCCGCGCGCCGGACGGCGGCGATGCCCGCGGCGACCTCGTGCGCGATCCTCGGCTCGTCCCAGTCGAGCACGTCGGCCACGGTACGGGCGACCTCCTCGGCCGCGTCCACGGCGCCGCCGGTGAAGGCCAGCGAGGTCCGTCGCATGAGCAGATCGGCGAGGTGCACGACGTGCTCGGTGCCGGCCAGATGCCGGAGCTCCGCGGTGGAGTACGCCGCAGCGGTCCGCAGCGGCGCGTCGGACGGGTCCCGGGTGATCGCGTCGATCACCTCGACCGCCCGCGTGCCGTAGCGGCCGAGCAGTTCCGCCGCCCGGGCGCGGGACAGTCCGCGCGCGTGCTCGTCCAGCCAACGCGCCCGCTGGCGCTCGGAGGTCGGGTATCCCCGGCCCCCACCGATGGGGACGCCCGCCGTGCTCTGGCGACGCGTCGCCCCGAGCGATTCCAGGGTCCGGTCGGCGAGCCGCGCAGCGAGCGCCCGGAACGTCGTCCATTTACCGCCGACCAGGCTCAGCACGGTGACCCGGCCGTCCGATCCGGGCAGCGGGGCACTCTCGATCCGGTAGTCGCGCGAGACGAAGCCGGGCGCGATGTCACCGTGCCCGGGGAGGGGTCGCACGCCGGCGAAGCGGTACACGATGTGATCGCGGGAGACCGGGATGCCGGGGAAGACGTGCCGGACGAGGTCGAAGAAGTAGTCCACCTCTGCCTCGGTGCACACGATCTCCTCGCGCATGTCGTGCTCGAGATCCGTCGTCCCCACCAGCACGCGGCCCTTCAGGGGGTAGATCAGCACGATCCGGCCGTCACTGTTCTCGAAGAAGATCTCCCGGCCTCCGGTCGCCGCGAGCAGCTCCGGGTGGTCCAGCACGATGTGCGACCCCTTCGTCCCGCCCAGGTACCGCGTGCCGTCGCCGAGCGCCTCGTTGGTGAGGTCCGTCCACGGCCCCGACGCGTTCACGACGACGGATGCGGTGAACTCCACCTGCTCCCCGGTCTCCGCATCCTCGAGCACGATCGCTCCCGACCTGCTGCCGACCGCGGACACGTAGTTCGCCGCGCGGGCCCGCCCGGCGCTGCCCTCGAGGGCGTCGTGCAGGACGTCCAGCGCCAGCCGTTCGGGGTCGAGCAGCGAGGCGTCCCAGTAGGTCGCGGTGTACTTCACGCCGGGGTTGAGCGCGGGGAGCAGCTCCCGCGACCGGCGGCGCCCGTGGAACGCGTGCCGGGGCACCCGGCCGCCGCCGCGGGAGAAGGAGTCGTAGATCTCCAGTCCGATCTTGATCAGCACCGCTCCGCGTTCCCGCGGAGCCCCGGCGCCGTGCCGCAGGAACCGCAGGGGGGCGGCGAGGATGCCGGAGAACGTCGAGAAGATGGGGATCGACGTCTGCAGCGGACGCACGTAGTGCGGCGCGATCCGCAAGAGTCCGTTGCGCTCGACCACCGCTTCGTGCACGAGCCGGAACTCGCCGTTCTCGAGGTAGCGGATCCCGCCGTGGATCATGTGCGAGCTCGCGGCGGACGCACCGGCGACGAAGTCGTCCCGCTCCACGAGCGCCACGTCGACACCCTGCATCGCGAGGTCCCGGAACGTGGCGAGGCCGTTGATGCCCCCGCCGATGACCAGCACGTCGGCGTGCGGCCGATCCACCAGATCGCTCCATACCGTTCGTGCGCTGCGCTCGGTCTGCATGGGGTTCCCTCCGGGCGCGCTCGGGCATGCGCCTTCCCCATCGTCGCCCGGGAGACACATCGTTGCAATGCGCCTGCACGAACGTGCACACTGGCGGGATGACGGCCGACCGAGCGCGCGACGACCTGATGCTCGCCGCAGCGACGGCGCACTACCTGCACGACGAGACCATGGAGTCCATCGCCGCGCGACTCGGCGTCTCCCGATCGACCGTATCCCGGCTGCTGTCCCGCGCCCGGGCACAGGGACTGGTGGAGATCCGCATCCGCTCGCGACTGGACGCGCCGCGCGTGCTGGCCGCAGAACTCGGCGCCCGCCACGGCATCACCGTCCACACCGCCCCGGTCCGCGAGGACGCCACGGATGTGGAGAGGCTCGACATCGTCGCGGCCACCGCCGCCGAGGTGGTCGGCTCGCACATCGGGTCGCACATGACGGTGGGCATCGCCTGGGGTTCCACGCTCGCCGCCGTGAGCAGGCTGCTCGTCCCCCGGCCCACGACGGGTACGCGCTTCGTGCAGGTCAACGGCTCCGGCAACACACGCACCACGGGACTCGGGTAC
The sequence above is a segment of the Microbacterium caowuchunii genome. Coding sequences within it:
- the glpK gene encoding glycerol kinase GlpK, producing the protein MAEHVIALDQGTTSTRAIVFDAGGRIVASAAREHAQIFPRAGWVEHDAAEIWTAAQDVLERALADSGLDASAIAALGITNQRETAVVWDRRTGRPVHNAIVWQDTRTQPAIDRLAGEHADYNRFADLTGLPLATYFSASKIAWILDHVPGARADAEAGHLLFGTPDTWLVWNLTGGERHITDVTNASRTLLMDLAALEWSDRMLEVFGIPRAMLPEIVSSSAVVADITTFAPLRGTPIAGILGDQQAATFGQAAFRPGESKNTYGTGNFLLVGTGERIVRSPHGLITTVGYRIGDEPAHYAVEGSIAVTGSLVQWLRDNLGMIAESDEVGPLAASVPDNGGAYFVPAFSGLFAPYWRPDARGALVGLTRYVNRGHIARAVLEATAFQTLDVIDAVVADTGTSLGELRVDGGMTRNGLLMQFQSDILGIPVVRPEVIETTALGAAYSAGLATGVWTTLDELRGHWREAQRWEPQMPGEERDRRIRMWRKAVRRSFDWVDEDARILMGTTDEPAT
- a CDS encoding glycerol-3-phosphate dehydrogenase/oxidase; its protein translation is MQTERSARTVWSDLVDRPHADVLVIGGGINGLATFRDLAMQGVDVALVERDDFVAGASAASSHMIHGGIRYLENGEFRLVHEAVVERNGLLRIAPHYVRPLQTSIPIFSTFSGILAAPLRFLRHGAGAPRERGAVLIKIGLEIYDSFSRGGGRVPRHAFHGRRRSRELLPALNPGVKYTATYWDASLLDPERLALDVLHDALEGSAGRARAANYVSAVGSRSGAIVLEDAETGEQVEFTASVVVNASGPWTDLTNEALGDGTRYLGGTKGSHIVLDHPELLAATGGREIFFENSDGRIVLIYPLKGRVLVGTTDLEHDMREEIVCTEAEVDYFFDLVRHVFPGIPVSRDHIVYRFAGVRPLPGHGDIAPGFVSRDYRIESAPLPGSDGRVTVLSLVGGKWTTFRALAARLADRTLESLGATRRQSTAGVPIGGGRGYPTSERQRARWLDEHARGLSRARAAELLGRYGTRAVEVIDAITRDPSDAPLRTAAAYSTAELRHLAGTEHVVHLADLLMRRTSLAFTGGAVDAAEEVARTVADVLDWDEPRIAHEVAAGIAAVRRAEPDGAVADAGARGTTVGGAAPEAAASGRG